CGATCCGGCCGCGCAGCACGCGGTCGACCGCGTCGGGCTGCTCGGAGATCTCCTTGTGCATGTACGTGTCGTGGCCGCCCATGTCGTACGAGGCGGCCTCCCACTCCACGGTCTCCGGGGTGGCGGTGGTGGACGCGCCCGTCGTCGTGTACGTGCGGAAGTCGTCGGCCTTGAGGGTGGCCATCTCGCCGTCGTCGAGGGTGACGACCTGGCGGGTGTGGGCGATCAGGGCGGCGACGTCGGAGGCGACGAACATCTCCTTCTCGCCGATGCCGAGGACGACCGGGGAGCCGTTGCGGGCCACCACGATGCGGTCGTTGAACTCGGCGTGCATCACGGCGATGCCGTAGGTGCCCTCGATGTGCTTGAGCGCCTCGCGGACCTTCTCCTCGAGGGTCTCGGCCTGCGAGCGGGCGATGAGGTGGGTGATGACCTCGGTGTCCGTCTCGGAGGCGAAGACGACGCCGTCGGCCTCCAGCTTGGCGCGGAGCTCCTGGGCGTTGTCGACGATGCCGTTGTGGACGACGGCGACCTTGTTCTCGGGGTCCAGGTGCGGGTGCGAGTTGATGTCGCTCGGGGCGCCGTGGGTGGCCCAGCGGGTGTGGGCGATGCCGGTGGTGCCGGTGAAGCGCTTGGGGACACGGGCCTCCAGGTCACGGACCCGGCCCTTGGCCTTCACCATCTTCAGGCCGGCGGCCTTCGGGCTGGTGATGACGATGCCCGCGGAGTCGTAACCCCGGTACTCCAGGCGCTGCAGTCCTTCGAGCAGCAGCGGGGCCACGTCACGCTTGCCGATGTAACCGACGATTCCACACACAGGTGTTGATCCTCCAAGGTCAGTGGATGTGCCCGGCCGTCTCAGCCGTAGACGATGCGGCGCAGCTGCCGGAGCGAGAGCTCCGGTGGCGCCACCGCGCGGTGCGGGAGCTCGCCCGCGATCCGCTCGAAGATCTCGGCGTTGACGGAACCGCCGGACTGCAGCTCGCGATGACGGCGCCGGACGAACTCCTCGGTCGACTCGTCGAAGTACGCCAGCACGTCGAGCACCACCCGGGCGGCCTCACCGCGCTGGAGCGCGGTGCTGCGGACCAGATGGTCGATGAGGTCGTCGTGCGACGGTCGACGTTCGAGCACCCGTGAATACTGAGGGGTACCCGAGGGGCATTGCAAGAATCCTGCCCGATATCGGGCAACAGAGCTCATGATCACGCCCCCGGATGGGCTAATTGGTCTACACCTTGACCGCCGCTGGGGCGCAGGGTACGCATGGTGACTGTTCGGATACGCACCGCTCGCCGCACGCCCATCGAAAGGGACATGCCCGTGAGACAGCGCAGAACGTTTCCGCGACTCCTCGGTTCCCTCCTGCTCCTCGCCGCCGGCCTCTCGACCGTCGGGGCGGCCGGCGCCCCGCGGTCCGAGGCCTTACGGCCGCTCGGCGCGATCGTGCCCGCCCCCGCCTCCGTCACCCCCGGCGGAGCCCCGTACGCCCTCACCCGCTCCACCGCCGTCCGCATCGACGCCGACGGCGCCGACCGGGCCGGCGAGCGGGAGTCCCGCGCCATCGGCCGCTACCTCGCCGGACTGCTGCGGCCCTCCACCGGCTACCCGCTGCCCGTCGTCGACGAGGACGAGGCCCGCGGCGGCATCCTGCTCCGGCTCTCCCCGCGCGCCACCGCGCTCGGCGAGGAGGGGTACGAGCTGCGCTCCGGCCGCGGCGGCGTCACCCTCACCGCCCACCGGCCCGCCGGGCTCTTCCGCGGCGTCCAGACCCTGCGCCAGCAGCTGCCCGCGGCCGTCGAGAAGCGGACCGTCCAGGCCGGGCCCTGGGAGGTGGCCGGCGGCACCGTCACCGACACCCCGCGCTTCGCCTACCGGGGCGCGATGCTCGACGTCTCCCGCCACTTCTTCACCGTCGACCAGGTCAAGCGCTACATCGACCAGCTCGCCCTCTACAAGGTCAACAAGCTGCACCTGCACCTCAGCGACGACCAGGGCTGGCGCATCGCCGTCGACTCCTGGCCTCGGCTCGCCACCTACGGCGGCTCCACCCAGGTGGGCGGCGGACCCGGCGGCTTCTACACCAAGGACGACTACCGGGAGATCGTCCGCTACGCCGCCTCCCGCTACCAGGAGGTCGTCCCCGAGATCGACCTGCCCGGCCACACCAACGCGGCCCTCGCCTCCTACGCCGAGCTCAACTGCGACGGCGTCGCCCCGCCGCTCTACACCGGCACGAACGTCGGCTTCAGCTCCCTGTGCGTGCCGAAGGAGATCACCTACGACTTCGTCGACGACGTCCTGCGCGAACTGGCCGCCCTCACCCCGGGCCGCTACCTGCACATCGGCGGCGACGAGGCGCACTCCACCAGCCACGCCGACTACACGGCCTTCATGGACCGGGTGCAGCCGATCGTCGCGAAGTACGGCAAGACCGTCGTCGGCTGGCACCAGCTCACCGGTGCCCGGCCCGCCGAGGGCGCACTCGTCCAGTACTGGGGCCTGGACCGCAGCTCGGCGGCGGAGAAGGAGCAGGTCGCGGCCGCGGCGCGGAACGGCACCGGAGTGATCCTCTCGCCGGCCGACCGGGCCTACCTCGACATGAAGTACACCAAGGACACCAAGCTGGGCCTGTCCTGGGCCGGATACGTCGAGGTGCGGCGCTCCTACGACTGGAACCCCGCCGCCCTGCTGCCGGGCGTGCCCGAGTCGGCCGTCCGGGGCGTCGAGGCGCCGCTGTGGACCGAGACGGTCTCCGAGAGCGCCCACATCGACCAGATGGCCTTCCCGCGCCTGCCGGGCATCGCCGAACTGGGCTGGTCGCCGGCGGCCGCCCACGACTGGGAGGCGTACCGGCTGCGGCTCGCCCAGCAGGGGCCGCGGCTGACCGCCCTGGGCATCGACTACTACCGCTCGCCGCAGGTCCCGTGGGCGGCTGAG
The DNA window shown above is from Streptomyces showdoensis and carries:
- a CDS encoding beta-N-acetylhexosaminidase, with the protein product MPVRQRRTFPRLLGSLLLLAAGLSTVGAAGAPRSEALRPLGAIVPAPASVTPGGAPYALTRSTAVRIDADGADRAGERESRAIGRYLAGLLRPSTGYPLPVVDEDEARGGILLRLSPRATALGEEGYELRSGRGGVTLTAHRPAGLFRGVQTLRQQLPAAVEKRTVQAGPWEVAGGTVTDTPRFAYRGAMLDVSRHFFTVDQVKRYIDQLALYKVNKLHLHLSDDQGWRIAVDSWPRLATYGGSTQVGGGPGGFYTKDDYREIVRYAASRYQEVVPEIDLPGHTNAALASYAELNCDGVAPPLYTGTNVGFSSLCVPKEITYDFVDDVLRELAALTPGRYLHIGGDEAHSTSHADYTAFMDRVQPIVAKYGKTVVGWHQLTGARPAEGALVQYWGLDRSSAAEKEQVAAAARNGTGVILSPADRAYLDMKYTKDTKLGLSWAGYVEVRRSYDWNPAALLPGVPESAVRGVEAPLWTETVSESAHIDQMAFPRLPGIAELGWSPAAAHDWEAYRLRLAQQGPRLTALGIDYYRSPQVPWAAE